In Pseudomonadota bacterium, a genomic segment contains:
- the efp gene encoding elongation factor P: MFSVNDFRTGITIELEGNLYTVVDFQHVKPGKGAAFVRSKLKNIKTGYSLEKTFRGGEKVMRAVVERRPMQFLYSSGDDYTFMDNENYEQITLDKQFIGEGTKWMKDSTEVSVLLHNDTPIGIDLPNFVDLKVTVTEPGFKGDTATGASKPATLETGAVINVPLFINEGDVLQIDTRTGEYLKRVN, from the coding sequence ATGTTCAGTGTAAACGACTTCCGCACCGGCATCACCATCGAGCTCGAGGGCAACCTCTACACCGTGGTCGACTTCCAGCACGTCAAGCCGGGCAAGGGCGCTGCGTTCGTTCGTTCCAAGCTCAAGAACATCAAGACCGGATACAGCCTCGAGAAGACGTTCCGCGGCGGTGAGAAGGTCATGCGCGCCGTGGTCGAGCGCCGCCCGATGCAGTTCCTGTACAGCTCTGGCGACGACTACACGTTCATGGACAACGAGAACTACGAGCAGATCACCCTCGACAAGCAGTTCATCGGCGAGGGCACCAAGTGGATGAAAGACTCCACCGAGGTGAGCGTGCTGCTCCACAACGACACCCCCATCGGCATCGACCTGCCGAACTTCGTCGACCTCAAGGTCACGGTCACCGAGCCCGGCTTCAAGGGCGACACCGCCACGGGCGCGTCGAAGCCCGCCACCCTCGAGACCGGTGCGGTCATCAACGTGCCGCTCTTCATCAACGAGGGCGACGTGCTGCAGATCGACACGCGCACGGGTGAGTACCTGAAGCGCGTGAACTGA